The region CGGCGAGATGTGTTTGTCGTCGTGCCCGAAGCCGAAGCGCTGGTAGAAGTCCTCGGCCACCGGCCCCACGTGGCGGGCGTCGTCAGGGTCGTCCCTATAACTCCAGGTGAAGATCTCGAGCTCCGTCAATCGGGCCAGCAACTCCGCCGCCGGCGC is a window of bacterium DNA encoding:
- a CDS encoding tail fiber domain-containing protein, encoding MLARLTELEIFTWSYRDDPDDARHVGPVAEDFYQRFGFGHDDKHISP